TTGTTATTTATAAACTTAAAACTGCTATAAATTTAATTTATGCAATTAAAAGTTTTCTCCAGATGGAAGTACTAAACATAGAATTATATATATTATTATACTGACACCACCTAGTACGAATAAAACTCTAATTAGTGTAGGGCTAATGCCTGTTAATTCTCCTATACCCCCACAAACACCACCTATCATACGATTATTTTCTGACCTATATAATTTACATTTACCCAAAATTAACGCCTCCTTTTTTAATTTACAAAATAAAATATTGGTTTTAATATGCTACGAGCATTATTTAAAAATGTATCTTGATTTAAACTATGATCTATAATTAAACTTTTTGAAGTTACTGCAATTAAAAATATAGAAATTAGTATGAACAAACCAAATCTAAATGTAGTTTTAAATAATTTCCAACCTATAGTAAGTATTAAAAAGATTATACTCAGTATTATTAAAAGAATAATTGTCATATACTCACCTCTCTCTATGCTTTACAAACACTATTATAAACATAGAACATTAATTGAATATAAAAACAACCTTAAAAAAACATTAAATAATTAGATTTTTAAATTACTTGATATCGCAAAGTTATTTGAAATATACTTAAATTAGCTATAAAGTTTATTATATATTAATTGATGTATGCAGGTTGCAAGATAAGGGGGAATAAAAATGAATTTTGGGTTTATAGTATTTTTAACAATGGGGATATGTTTACAGATATTTTTATCTAATAAAGACAATAAATTATTAGGACTAGTTTTGCCTATTATAACTTTTGTAAATTCGTTATTGTTTTCACTTCAATCTTTTACAATTGCTATAGGGATAAAAGTCTTTATTGTGACTAATATTTCAACTTTAGTTTTAATAATAGTTTACTTAATTTGCAAAGTTAATAAAAAGAGAAAAAAATAGTTTTATTAGAACAATAACTATATAGAATAAATACCTTTAAAATTTAGATACATAGATGTTAATGGTATTTATTATTTTAGTCCATAATTTATAGATTTGATTCCATAATAAAAAACTATAAATATGATTATGGTAAGATTAGATAAGTGAAAAATTTAAAATTATAGAATATAAATAAAAAGGAGTTTTTTTTATGTCTAATGAAGTATGTCCAAAGTGTGGCAGTTCTGAATTTGGAAGAGGAATATTGACAGGAGCTTATCTAACTCCAGAAAACAAGTTGTTTTCAGGTGGAAATAAACTAGTTTTAGAAGTATGTACAGAATGTGGGAATGTTTTAAATATGAAAGTAAATAACCCTCATAAATTTAAGAAATAAATGGGAGTAGAAAACCTTAATAATATTTTAATACCTTCTACAGATATTAAAGTATCATTAAGGTTTTTAATTATAAAATTAGATTAATATATGCATAACTTAAATTGTTATAGTAACATGTGAAACCCTACTAAAATGAGTATGATTAACTTTTATCTTTAATAGAAAGGAATTCATACGATTAGACTATAATAAAAATATACAGTGAATACAAATTATAAAAGGGGGAATAAGATGAAAATTGCAATAGTGGGATATAGTGGAAGTGGAAAATCTACAATGGCTAAGCAACTATCAAGTTATTATAATACTCCTGTTTTACACCTTGATACAATTCAATTTACACCAGGTTGGGTTGAGAGAGACAAGGACGAGGGGCGCGCCCTAACTAAAGAATTTATGAAGAATGAATCTTGGGTTATAGATGGTAACTATAGAGGTTTTTATCAAAGAGAAAGATTAGAACAAGCGGATAAAATAATTTTTCTAAATTTTCCTCGTAGGATATGCTTTTTTAGAGCGTATAAAAGATATTTAAATAATAGAAATAAAACACGTGAAGACAGGGCAGAAGGATGCGAAGAAAAATTCGATTTAGAGTTTGGATGGTGGATTATTCATAAAGGAAGAACAAAAGAAATAGTTAATAGATACAAGAAAATAGAAAAAGAATTTAAAGATAAAGTTATAGTTTTAAAAAGTCCAAAAGAAGTTAGATCATTTTTAGAAAATATAACTAAGATTTAAAATTATATAAAACGTATTATAAAAAAGTC
This is a stretch of genomic DNA from Paraclostridium bifermentans. It encodes these proteins:
- a CDS encoding DNA topology modulation protein; this translates as MKIAIVGYSGSGKSTMAKQLSSYYNTPVLHLDTIQFTPGWVERDKDEGRALTKEFMKNESWVIDGNYRGFYQRERLEQADKIIFLNFPRRICFFRAYKRYLNNRNKTREDRAEGCEEKFDLEFGWWIIHKGRTKEIVNRYKKIEKEFKDKVIVLKSPKEVRSFLENITKI
- a CDS encoding PspC domain-containing protein, encoding MGKCKLYRSENNRMIGGVCGGIGELTGISPTLIRVLFVLGGVSIIIYIILCLVLPSGENF